DNA sequence from the Malus sylvestris chromosome 10, drMalSylv7.2, whole genome shotgun sequence genome:
aggggatttctacgtgcttgaaatggacgagTCGAACCACTCCCCTACATTGTACATCCTCCTTGGatggccattcatgaaaacggctcaaaccaagattgatgtaacCAAATGAtcagtaactatggcatttggtggtgatatgatcaGCTTTAATATTCCTGAATCTGTTGAGAATACTATGTTCGTttttgttgtgccattgatgtGATTGAAAATATGGGGCAGAAACGTTCAacactaataaaaaagaaagtaccTCGAACCATCATCGAGGAGGaaattggagtgaacaacaagGAATGCACGACCACACCTCTCAAAACTCCAATTCTGACCGAGAGCAATCCTTGTACATTTGTTGATAgtgctgccacttcattgcaGCACATTGGTACGTCacctaacccaatttcaattcccatttcaactaataggttatTACCTTttatggtgcaggtacctaatcgaaTGCAAGGTAGTAGGGAAGGGTACATCGATTGTTGGAAGCAACACACCAAAATCAGGAATGACTACTATCCCGTTCCGTTCAAGGATTTAATGTGTGAgcactttgaggagcatgtcgtggagaatgtacccctccatgccgtgggccctgtacaagcttaaatggaggtatcgtctggctggaagacgttaaagcaaacgCTTCTTGgaaggcaacccatgtattcaaataaggaagatttttgaattactCTACAAttagttttgcgtttctaaaaaccttcccttttctgtagttttattttgccatgattgtcatttttatctgttgcttgtttaattgttttttgtgtgggtttatttttgaaacactgacagttatgcaaggtatttttacattcataaaaaaggaaaggaacattaagcagataaatacaagagggagccttcataaaggctgcttaggagaagtcttagtAGTTGgtggagcctcagcagtcggcggagccccagaaggaggaggcattggaggttgatcatttggagcttcatgacgcggtacagccccagaagacaaaggcaaatgctgttggaacaaacccacaaacctctaatgatcaagtaaaatctgaccatcagattcctgcatctggtcaatcttcctcttcatgtttgtagcataattatgtgcgagcctgtgcaactgtttattctcatgcttaagccctctaatctcctgcttgagactcatcactttagccgccaatgattcaacttgacgggttcgggcaaataggcgttgggccatattagacatggaacctgcgcactgcacactgagagccagagaatccttaacaaccaactcatcataCCGTTTGgtaagtagtttgttatctttatgagtgacaaggttcctggccaccaccgcagctgtcatatcattcttcatcaccgaatccccaacggtaaggggaccagtaggggatatgaaggatgggcaccatatgttgtctggagaaggtgggactgcctcttcaccaaggttcaagtcaaaatgacggtcggaggggccagacattttcagaggtgttaaagaaagaagaggttggACAAGTCAATATCGTAGAAATGCAAGAAGTGAGTTTTTacaagcagaaattcaagtgtgctttgaacgtcctgcgtacctctataaaaatcagcactcgatgggatttcagagatcgaagaggcgagctcagaaatcgaagaggcaaactcaaaaatcaaagaggcgctagctttctcaaaagctgggcttgctcagaaaccacgaccaatcttcttttccagatttgtccgcacttgtcacatgcaacctctacactcgacgggatttcagagatcgaagaggcaagctcagaaatcggagaggcatctgcttttccagacatgtcagcatctgtcacatgcagagtcagctttgcggaaatcacgggcagtttgtcgaagcgccgattccagatatcggagaggcatctgcttttccagacgtgtcagcatctgtcacatgtagagtcagctttgcggaaatcacaggCAGTTTGTTGAAGCgcttttccagacatgtcaacatctgtcacatgcagagtcagctttgcagaaatcacgggtagtttgtcgaagcgccgattccagatattgaaaaggcacttgtttttccagacgtgtcagcgcctgtcacatgcacactcagccttgtggaaattatgggcaatctatcgaagatctcttgtgaagtagaaagcacgtgaagtttactattaaatcatccaacggttgctgacaagagtgaaagaatagtaccggttattaattcctataaatgtcacccctcaccctccattgcaaggcaaacATACATAACCATTCTTCTTCtctgagaatgcctttccaacaaaccctctcgagtcactcagtgttccttattccttggggtacctctgcaaacaactcatccaaagcaaaagtatttcatatcatgaaggttgaaagcaagagtatctcatatcatgctttctcattgtccttctccttgtcgttgttttgggacaaggagaaagagagcaatcagccagcacttggtatcaatctttcgatctggaaccgattgcctggaaccccttcctgattgcttacctagccttgctctcgagtactcatcttcatcattttatgtttcctcttcgtctaccacatctgcctggggaacagataagggaagtgaaaatgatacctcgaagcatgtggagacaatttgccaattcatcctcagctagggacaaggagaaagaaagcaagaggtgggcacttggaaagattgaagaaagaaacagaccaacacctctacctcgtgcctgtctgccgtgcagaagaaacaagcagagaagaatgcagactgcacaatcaaatcaacccagcataaggagtctgatttgaaaccaaggaactctgatattccttgctcagaattccaaaccagttcaaaatcaaagatatggaaagtcaacaagatcatctatctccaaaaccaaatttgcgttcttaaactctactctgtctgtttttttttttactttgctatacttgtcatgtttattcgttgtttgtttatttgcttgtttttgtgtgagtttatgcttgaaacattgaggacaatgtttgatttaagtgtaggggtaaccattgttttgcatgaaattcataggagtttatcacccattacttctagtgttgttccttgctgttttaagtatttttaagctgttttggagtgtttcagtgtgttttgacataaaaatccaaaaatctcataaaattttgaaaaattgttttgaaaaacccaaaaagagttgtttttgtatgtttatttgtgtcttagggtaccttccaacataatgatgaggatttggtttttaattacaggactgttaaagaaagttataaacatggatgacaatttgatttactctttggtgtatgcttggttgtggtttaaatttatgaattcacatgcaatcataaaagaaaaattagttttgtaacatgcttgaaagaaggaactcaaattaacgttacaaccttgtgagacttgagcctaaaacgtttatttggaaagttaataatctgtgcattcttgttttctaaagtcgttgcatgatctcattattctttgcttggttactacttagaaggcgtttcatcatttagttccaaatgctagaactcatgcccatttcattcaaagcatgctattgatttgcataacacatattcaagatgaagttgtgtagtgaccaccaccaaagccaaactgtcgtgtatcctacttcattatatgtttaagtttaaccccgttgagccttgtgtagcctatgttctttgttaacccacgctgtcctcacctagcctagattagaaccatccatacccttgttcttgaagcatagtaaagcatgactcaaaatgaattcctttttattaatgtattgcagaaaacaaatgtgggggaagtgattcttgttgtgtgtgtgtgccaaagtccttaataaggcacgggtagaaaagaaaaggaaaaaaagaaacattcgtggaaaatagaatgaaaagaagaaaagttgtgaaaagagtgaaaaagagttgaaaaatatgtgaaaaaagagctctaaagtgttgtttgttgaagaaagggtccaaaacattgaattcagccctaagtgttgcttgaatcttccctttgtgtttaaaagttaatttctgcattattaagtgaattccaagtgtctatttcattactttgcttgctattgctttcataacgtttgttatccttatcctttctttgttagccattacccttaaaccccgttacaacccttaactttatcttgagtgttatgcgtttcaatatgtggagtttggaattggtttgagcatatggtgtcactggttcttgcatctaagtagtagcattccattcatgagatcatatctaaacatgctgaaTAACTCTAGAAAATTGccctctttgttatacatatatgtgagtgttcgttttcatgtttacatcaatcttctcacatataactagtgtagggtgtgtagtcagaaaatgtgtgtgaaaatagagagtatcttgtaaggaattgagtaaattctctaaggcatgttactacattcaaaacatcgttttaattggttaattgtgaactagtaagtggtgactataagtatgtgctcaagtgtaaggatgaccaaaatatgtgggaatgatgatttttaacatgtcatgcttcattaaaaatccctgaggcaattgttggaaggtctaggttttgttttgttttgttttgtttgttttgttttgcttgaggactagcaaaagctaagtgtgggggaatttgataggagcatatttatgcgacttagttagcttgtttcttggcatttatgttgttagttcgtagttattttagtattttaagctattttcgtgtgtttgtaggtccaaagggttaatgtggcaaagaagtgcattttggagcattttgggcatggaatggatggcatatgcttggagcaaaaggaatggacgaaatttgaagtttgcgcatcatcctctccctataaataaccattttagcacactcatttcacccaacacatccattctccaaacatccatccactacacccattacatccactcattaccaaacactcatccactacacccagtacactcacccactacacccattacatccactcattatcaaacactactcattaccaaacactcctctccctagcctataaatacatccacccttcaccataatttggtgGAGAAAAGATCtatcaaaagacactacattcacatctcacaactccatacacttacactttcattccttggccgagagaacacaatccacccatccacccatcaccataactcacctatatccatccaccaccataatttaccactcatccataataccacaccttgtgccgcaacaaagagaagaatgaggacccttggacctgcttgccattcaagttggattgttggagcgtttttaggtgttttcattctttgttttcaatatctaaatttgtttatctttgctttatgAGTATGAGGAGCCAAACCCCCTTTAgttagggggaattcgaaaccatgttcatgcttgcaatatgatttgattaccttcagttgtgatttcataagttgtgaattcaatttgtttaactgcttgattgataacttattcgtgtatgtttattaagagcgcacacttagtttgcatgcatgaatatgatgctagagtataagggagtttcacctaatagttacaaacttatattcacaagtagtggaggtcgcttataaacgatcgcgttaaatgaattcttggcaggagtttcatgctcatcatagtaacgaatgcctcatcaatacttatagttttcataatgcttaatgatctttgattgtatctttattgtgctgttcacgtaaaggacttttgaagaatgcttgaattgttgtatgcgctttcccatccaattcaataacttaaggagaacttgaaggttaatttaagcggacttaattaacctggggtgttgagtttcatgatttatcgaaagaacaactgaaaattggtttatgtgcaagtatgtcatgtgtggagaagaacctcctagctagccttccatccattcaatttactcaaattcgtgcaaatttcattagttctttaatttacttgttttgttttcaaattcgtcaaaaccaaaaccccctttactttaaagtgttttattagtcaaaatctgttttgatttgtgtttttaggtgtcccaaaagtgtgttagagtccaaatctgcccggtttgtgtttttaggcagatttgagcgtttttagcttgttttgagtcctttgagtttgttttaagttctttgagtctagtttagtgtttttaactttgtttatatgtttttaagtcagtttagaggttttagcaagccctcctaatgcccggtttagaacgatccttacttgcatttatactacaatttgacaacaagagggtttaatttgagtgcttaactttcatcgcatcaatcgccttttgcatctccatcaataggtaataaaatattttttttatttttatttataattaatattatattatttattttgtataaattaatattatattattaatttatctcTTCCTTTTGAAATGTCTTCCTAGAAACttctaccattttttttttctgcacttCCGACACACAGCAGAGCAGCACACCAATGTTAAAGTAGTAGGCGTGGCGGTCAGCGAATGTGAGGGAGAGGGAGGGGTCGGACCAGAAGGCAGAGGTGAAGTAGGAGGTGAAGTTGGCGTTGCAATACTCCGGGGCGGCCAGGAGGGGAGTGGCAGAGAGCTTGGCAATGTCGTCGACGAGGATGAGGTCGAAGTCAAGGTAGACGATGCGGCGGACGCAGAGGGGGAGAAGTTCGGCGAGGTAGGATCGAGCATAGTTGAGGGGGCAGTCGAGGGCGAAGCGgatggaggtggagatgaggccGGAGGCATCGCCCAGAccgaaattttttataaaaaaggcGTCAAACCCACCTCAGGCGCTCGGGCCGGCACGAATCCACGGGCCTCTCCCTCGGGCCTGCTCGGGCTCCCTCGCCAGCCAACGCTGGGCTTCCTCCCTCGAGCAATCAAGCCCTGTTCCGCCCACTGTCCCTTGAGCAACTTATCCCGCTGGAGCTGCTCTAAGTACCTTTCCATTTCCATGCAACTGGCCCTAACACTCACAAACAAGAACCTCTGCAGACTGCCTCAGTGATCCGAACCCACTACCCACTACCCTCATCGTCTTCATCTTCTGCAACCCTAGCTCGCCGGCGGCTCCAATGGCTTCCCTCTCGATTGGGGCCCACTTGCCTCCatcccaccaccaccatttcAAGAAGCGCTCCCTCCCCTTTGTCTCTAAGACCCGCAGCTTATTTCCTTCTCTGCGTGGAATTCGAGGTTCCAGATTGCTCGGCAATGGCTTGCTGGCCAGAGCTGAGGACAAAGCACGAGattcgagttcttcatcttcttctccttcagcTCAGCAGCAGAAAATTAAATCCAGCTCCGATAGAGAGTTGCAGGTTCTTCTTTGGCGAAAAGCTTCCTTTTTTAACAGTACCCAGTTGTTAGTTTTGCTTGTTTTGCAATTTGGTTGGTTCATTTTGGCAAAGTATGTGTAAATTTTAATTGGGTAATTCGTGAAAAGTTCAACATACTCGGATAAATTTGTGAAAATTGGTAACTTTGAAAGCCCCTTTGATAATTTGTTGATATTTTGAATCTCCTTACTGCATATAGTTTAATTAATCCCTCTGAGGTTAGAATTGAAATGTATCAGTGGCACCTGCACATATAATTAGTTCATGGGTATGGAATTGCCTAATAGGATAAGACGGGTTTCTCTTGGATTGCCAATTACTTGCTGCTTTGTAAACTAAATTGTCGAAACTCAAAAGTTTTGAGGGCCTCTAGTATGGCATCTTGCTCTTGTTTGGTGTTGGTTTTCTCAATTTCTGAATCACCTTTTAGCATGATATCAGGAGTTGAACCCAAGTTCTGGATCATGTGATCCTTTATGTTCAGTTGACGAAACGAGCTCACAAGAATTTGAAGCCAGTTACCGGCCAAAAACTGATTTGCTGAAAGCTATTGCAGTATTTGCTGCAGCTGGAACAGGGGCAGTGGCAATTAACCATTCCTGGGTTGCTGCTAATCAGGTAACATTTTATTTGCAGCGTGATTGTTTGAATGTGCCTTTCCCATGATTTCCTAAGTGCTTTTTCAGCATATAATTGTACACATTTAAAAAAGATGCTTTACAACACTAAGTTGATAATACAGAACTTGTGATACAGGACGTTGCCATGGCATTGCTGTTTGGAATAGGATATGTGGGCATAATTTTTGAAGAATCTCTGGCCTTCAACAAAAGTGGAGTAGGTTTGTTAATGGCTGTGAGCTTGTGGGTAGTAAGAAGTATTGGGGTAAGATTTATATTTACTACTTGAAAGTGCAACCGCATTTGCAATATCTTGTACATATTTCCTTCTCCCAAACctaattttgatacttttgtagGCTCCTTCAACTGATATAGCTGTCTCAGAATTACAACATGCATCTGCTGAAGTCAGTGAAATAGTGTTTTTCTTGCTTGGTGCAATGACAATTGTAGAGATAGTTGATTCACATCAAGGATTTAAGCTGGTTACTGACAATATAACCACTCGAAAGCCAAGGACGCTCCTTTGGGTGGTGAGTTCTTTGCTTCTTCTGTCATGCGAATGtctattattattttctaatgcACATTTGAGATATTGGACTTGCTCTAGCTGACTCATTCTTGATTATTCAATCAACAACTTCTTGGAACATACCATATTTCGCTGGATTGGCTGTGGTATAAGAGATTTGTATGTCTGCTAACATCCAAACAGATAAGAGTGTTCAATAGAAACTATGGCCAAATCCCAAATTAAACTTCACTTTTTGTGACAGGGTTGTCCTTTTACTGTTTACATTACTTTGTGTCAATCAAATTGCATATAATGAGTAAATGTTGAATTTTCAGGTGGGTTTTGTGACTTTTTTCCTTAGTTCAATTCTTGACAACCTGACGTCCACCATTGTCATGGTTTCTTTATTGCGAAAGCTAGTTCCTCAGTCAGAATTTCGCAAGTATGTTCTGACCATCTATTTGAAGATTGCTTAATACTGTTTCAGCTATAATATCATCCAACGTTAAGTTACTTTTGGGCATTTAGGCAAAtgtgattttttcttttaatagtTCCAACTTTTAGCATTTAATCTTTCCTGGTGATGTGTAGGAGAATACTAGATATGAATGGTCAATGTTTCAAGGTCATTAGAGTACAGTCCAAGAAAAATCATATTAAGCTGAATCATATATCTGTTGAGGTTTTTGTTTGAAATATTTCTTTGAATGAAGACATTGCTTCCCAGATTTCCGAAGCAACATAAAGGAGATGAGATCCTGCAAATAACTAGTTATACACATTGGAAGAGGCTATACCTTGACCCTGTCAAAGGAGTACATCTCTTGCACCGATGCATAAGGAAACTAGTAGAAAATAATTGCCCTATTTATTCCCTTACCTGCAATCTCGCCACTTGTTATTCTAGCCCAGAATTACTATCATCCTGCTCATTCTAAAACTATCAGTTCTATTATATCTTTAACAACTTGTGATTAGCATTTAAAAGAAACTTATTATACCACTTTCTGTGTATGTTACTTAGGAAGCCAATTAGAAATAGGATAATAACTAAAACTGTGTTTGTTTCCGAATATAGTCTCTTTAAGCACCACTTTAGCGTGTTCATAGTTCCTACCTCATTTGGCCATGTATAAAGTTGTACTATATTTCCTGTGCACTGTACAATAATGGAGCCCAAACAGATGCTTAATTTCTGCTTCATTCACCGAATTGTATTTTATTGACAGGCTTTTAGGAGCTGTTGTTGTCATAGCAGCAAATGCTGGTGGTGCGTGGACTCCCATTGGTGATGTTACCACTACTATGCTGTGGATACACGGTCAGATATCCACATTGGAGACAATGAAGGTCTTTCTCTTCACTCTGACATAAGTATTCATATatcaaatttcttttctttttcttttttatttttttattttcatgttgTCCTATTATCTATTTACTAGGGCTTTATGCCTGATGCGTGTTATTGTATTTTCCAAAGCAAAACTGGAGTTTTATGCAACCAATCATGGTTTAGCTTATGCTGTATGTTGGTCCTATCTTAAATTTGGAAAGGTTGTACTGCAAGGATGATAGTTATAATGGTTTTTTATTTGCCTTCCACCGATCTTCAGTATGACAATATATACTTGATTTTGTTATTGAAATGTTATGATATTTTGTTCACCTGAATTCTTTAGAGGCATGTAATGAGAATGGATATAAGCATACTATTTTGTATGGAGAAGTTTTGTAAACCACTTTTTCATTTAGAGTTTCTGTTCCTGAGTGCTAAGTTTTACCATCTGGATATCTGGCACTTGATTATGTAGAATGATCATCCTTGAAGTAATTATTTTATCAATACTCTGACCTAAAATGAATACGTTTTTCTTGCTTCAGACCTTGTTTATACCTGCATCCGTTTCTCTTGCTGTTCCTCTGGCGCTAATGTCCCTGACTAGGTACTTCTTTTGTGTTGTTAAACCAAAGACAGGGAATTGAGACGTGAAAGTTTGTATTAAACTCAGTGAATCGTAGATGAATGATATGAGTTTTTCTTCCATTCAGTGAAGTAAGCGGGAAAGGACCAGACGCGTCCATTGTCATGGCATCTGAACAGATGGCACCTCGGGGACAGCTTGTTTTCTCTGTAGGTATTGGAGCTTTGGTTTTTGTTCCAGTGTTCAAGGCCCTAACCGGGTTGCCTCCTTACATGGGTATGCTTCTGGGACTCGGAGTCCTTTGGATTCTGACTGATGCTATACATTATGGTGAATCGGAAAGACAGAAGTTAAAAGTGCCACAGGCTTTGTCAAGGATTGACACTCAAGGAGCACTGTTCTTCCTTGGCATCCTATTGTCGGTTAGCAGGTGAATACACTGAAACTGTACTCGACTTCTTTTTCTTGCAATTGCAAAAATCATTATCATATAATTAGCAGCAGTAGCAAAGTTTTGAGTCAATCATATATATCGCATGGCTTGGCATCCTACCTCTTGGCTTTCTACAGACTATGCAAAAGTGGCTACAGATGGCATAAATCTCACTTTCTGCATTTTAACTTCTCTTGTACTCTAGCCTGGAGGCAGCAGGAATTCTTCGGGAATTAGCTAATTACCTGGATTCTCACATTCCCAATATTGAACTGATTGCAAGTTCAATAGGAGTAGTATCGGCAATTATAGACAATGTTCCACTGGTCGCTGCAACTATGGGAATGTACGACCTCACTTCCTTTCCCAAGGATTCTGAGTTTTGGCAGCTGGTTGCATATTGTGCTGGTACTGGTGGCTCCATGTTAGTTATTGGCTCTGCAGCTGGGGTTGCTTTTATGGGGATGGAAAAGGTGGACTTCTTCTGGTACTTGCGGAAGGTATCAACGAGTCAACTGGTTTCAAATACCGTTTAAACATAACATCTTTGAAGTTTCATCCTCCTTTTGGTGGTCACGAAAAAATTCGTTGTCCGTCCTCTGCAGGTGAGTGGTTTTGCTTTTGCCGGTTATGCCGCTGGTATCGCTGCCTATTTAGCAGTTCAAAACCTCCACATCTCCCTACCGACGACAGTAGCTCAGGTTCCTTTCATTTCTGGTTCATGAATTGGAACTTCTGATGATGCAGTCC
Encoded proteins:
- the LOC126585926 gene encoding sodium/proton antiporter 1-like, with protein sequence MASLSIGAHLPPSHHHHFKKRSLPFVSKTRSLFPSLRGIRGSRLLGNGLLARAEDKARDSSSSSSSPSAQQQKIKSSSDRELQELNPSSGSCDPLCSVDETSSQEFEASYRPKTDLLKAIAVFAAAGTGAVAINHSWVAANQDVAMALLFGIGYVGIIFEESLAFNKSGVGLLMAVSLWVVRSIGAPSTDIAVSELQHASAEVSEIVFFLLGAMTIVEIVDSHQGFKLVTDNITTRKPRTLLWVVGFVTFFLSSILDNLTSTIVMVSLLRKLVPQSEFRKLLGAVVVIAANAGGAWTPIGDVTTTMLWIHGQISTLETMKTLFIPASVSLAVPLALMSLTSEVSGKGPDASIVMASEQMAPRGQLVFSVGIGALVFVPVFKALTGLPPYMGMLLGLGVLWILTDAIHYGESERQKLKVPQALSRIDTQGALFFLGILLSVSSLEAAGILRELANYLDSHIPNIELIASSIGVVSAIIDNVPLVAATMGMYDLTSFPKDSEFWQLVAYCAGTGGSMLVIGSAAGVAFMGMEKVDFFWYLRKVSGFAFAGYAAGIAAYLAVQNLHISLPTTVAQVPFISGS